The Mycolicibacterium aurum genome segment GTGGCGCCGGTGTCGCGGGCCATCTGCGCATAGTCCGACCAGTGCAGGATGTTGGCCTCGGATTCGAAGCCGCCGCCGTGAAGCGCGACGACGACCTCACCCGACGGCTTGGGGGAGGCGATCTCCCAGATCTTCCAGCCGTTGTACTGACCTTCGGTGACGTCCAGTCCGCGCATCAGCGGCGCCGGCGGGTCGGTGATGATGGACGCCCCGGCGAGGCCGGTCAGCAGCTTGATGCCGGTGGTCTCGTTGAGCCAGCGCAGGGTCCGCAGGATCCCGACGACCAGCTGGTCGCTGTACGACGGGGGCCCGGTGACGATGGTCCTGGGCCCGGCGGCGACGTCGTTGAGGCCGAGTTGGCGGTAGATGTCCGGGCGCACCTTCGGACCCGCCGAGGTGAACGGCAGACCGCCGAGCGCCCAGTCGTGAAACTGTCCTCGCCCGATGACGGTGGACACCACACCGCCAGCAGCGGACCACTTGTCCTGCAGCGCAATGATGTTCGGCAGCACCGGCTCCAGTTCGCCGACGTAGATTGTGGTCGGCGGGAGCGCGGCGAGGACCTCGTCGGAGAGGAACAGCGGGCTCACGATCGGATCGGTGAGCTCGACACCGTCGTTCCAGTGACTGCCGGCTGCGTCGTCCGGGGGGACAGACAGCAGCACCATGCCGGCCGGGACCGGCGTGCCGGCCAGGATGAGCTCGCGCACCGCGGCCAGTATCAGCGTGGATCCTGCCGAGTCGGCGTAGAGGCTGACGTTCGCGGCGCCGCGTGCGGTGATCTGGTCGGAGATGAAGTGCGCCATCGCGGGTACGACCTGGAGCGCCGTGCCGGCCTGGGTGCTCGCCCGCGGGTACATCGGCACGATCACCGTCGCACCGGTGTCGCGGGCCATATTGGCGTAGTCCAGCCAATGCGTCACCAACGGTCGCAGGATGAAGCCGCCGCCGTGCACGGCGATGACCGTCTTTCCCGTCGGGTTCGGCGGATGGAACTCCCACACGTCCCACGTGCCGCCCGCGACCTCGTACTCGGTGCGCCGCACGTCAAGCCCGGACCTCACGAACCATGGCGGCCTGGCCCTCTCCAGGAACCGGCCGATCTGGCCGTAGAGGTCGATGCCGACGACGCTGGAGACGCTGCGCAGGACCCGCAGGCCCGCGACGACGATCTGGTCGACGAGCGTCGGCTCGTCGGTGTAGCTGAGCGAGTTCGCCGGCATGACGAGGGTCTGACTCGCCGGGGCGGGCGTTGGTGCCGGAGCGACCGGGTCGAGGTCGCGACGCGACGCGGCCGTCGTCGTCAGCAGGTGCCCGACCGCGGCGGGCACCGGATCGTCGTCGTCGACCGGATCTCGGTCGTTGTCCGGGTCCTCGTCGATGTCGATCTCGATGTCGACCGTCACTGCGGCGTCGGCCCCGTCGGCCCCGTCGTCCTCGGTGACGTCGGCCCCGTTGCCGTCCTCCTCCGGATCGTCGTCGGCGCCGGTGGGGTCATCGGCGGCGACGTCCTCCGAGGCGACGTCCGCTGCAGTCCGCGAGTCGCTCTCGGAACCCCGCGTCTTCACCCCGTCGTCGCGCGATGCCGGAGCCTCCGACGCCGACGACGAGCTGCCGGTGTCGTCGGCCGACGCGACCCCGCACCCCAGTCCCACGAACACCGCCGCGCCGATCCCCGCTGCCACAGCGAAATTCGCGCCTTTGCCGATTCCATCCCCGCCCCGCACTTGTAGAACTATGGAGGGTCGGTTCGTGGCAGTCAATGTTTGCCTGCGCTAGGCACGGTGGCGCTGGATTAGGCTCACCCGGTGCTCATCGTGATCGAGGGAGTGGACGGCGCGGGGAAACGGACGCTGACCGAGGGGCTGCGCGCCGCGTTCGAGGCCGACGGTCGCTCCGTCGCGACACTGGCATTCCCCCGCTACGGGGTGTCGATTCCCGCGGACGTCGCCGCCGAAGCGCTGCACGGCAAGCACGGCGATCTCGCCGAATCGGTGTACGCGATGGCGATGTTGTTCGCGATGGACCGGGCCGGTGCGCGCGAGGAGATCGAGCACCTGACGGCGGCCCACTCCGTGGTCATCCTCGACCGCTACGTCGCGTCCAACGCCGCCTACAGCGCGGCACGTCTGCATCAGGGAGTCGACGGCGACGTCGTCGCCTGGGTGCGCGACCTCGAGTACGGGCGGCTCGGCCTGCCGGTCCCGAATTGGCAGGTGCTACTTGATGTTCCGACGGAACTGGCGGCCCAGCGCGCAGTGAACCGGGCGGCTGAGGAGGTCGACCGCGCCCGGGACGCCTACGAGCGCGACGACGGCCTGCAGCGCCGCACCAGTGCCGTCTACGCGGCGCTCGCCGCGGCGCAGTGGGGCGGGCCGTGGGCGGTCGTGCCACCCGACGTCGATCCGGCCGAACTCGCGGGCCGACTGGGGCAGTCTTGACCATCGCGTAAACAGCGCGAACTCCCGCGGAAGCGATTACGCTCCGCCTTGGGGTAGTCGCCACGGCGGCAGGTCACTTCAAGGGGGAATTGATGCTGGTTCCGACGCGTAAGCAGATGGCCGCCACGACGACGCTGGACGAGGTGCTCCTCCGCGTCAGGGCGGCGAACGAGCGGTTCGATCAAGGCAGGCACGCCGAAGCGAGAACGCTGGCCTGCCATATCGGCGCGCTGGTCCATCACACGGATCCGGCCACCGCGGTGATCGAGCGCCTCGCTCTGCCCGACGCGCTCACCTGGGTCGACACCGCCGGTGTGCCCAACCCGAAGGTCGCCTGCCCGACAGCCGGCCTGACCCTGATGAAGATCCGCGGCCGGCATCACGGCGCCGAGACCTACGTGCCCAAACTGGCCATGTATCCGCCCGCCCCGATCCGCACCCGCGCCGGCGAGCAGATCTACAGCGGCTCACGGATCCCGTTCGAGCACTGGTGGACGAACCCGGTGATCCGGGACACCGACGGAGCGCAGTTTTCGCGACAGCAGTTGATCCTCGCGCTGGGCGACGTCGACGATCGCGAGGCGCAGGCCGCCCGCCGAGCGCTCACAGGCAGCGCGTCGCTGGGCTGGGTGATGTCCGAGACCGCAGACGGCCCGTCGACGCCGCTGTGCGCAAGCCCCGTCATCGCCAGCGTGCGCCAGATCGGATATGAAGTGTTGCAATCCATTTCAGAACAGCGCGACCTTCTTCAGCCCGCCTGCTAGACAAGAGTGCGCCGGCCAAGGGCCGGCAGCGCTCTAAATCGATCTGGAGTTCTGCCGGAGGCGTTCGTGCCGACGCGGTCGCAGGCGCGAGTGCTGCAGCGTTCCTCAGCGAGTGCTGCAGAAGTCCGACGGAGAGCTCGCCTCGATCGGGGCCCATCGGCGTCGACGACAGCGCGCTCGGCGGGCGCAGATGGCCGCCCCGATGAGGCAAAGCGGGGCCAACTCTGCTAAAGACTGCAAATCGCCCAGCGTGGTAGCGGAGTTTTATCGCTATCTGGTGACACCATGGACACCATGAGGCAAAGGATCCTGGTAGTCGACGACGACCCTTCGCTCGCCGAGATGCTGACCATCGTGCTGCGGGGCGAGGGTTTCGACACCGCAGTCATCGGTGACGGCACCCAGGCGCTGACCGCGGTGCGTGAGCTGCGGCCCGACCTGGTGCTGCTGGACCTGATGCTGCCCGGCATGAACGGCATCGACGTATGCCGCGTACTGCGGGCGGACTCCGGCGTGCCGATCGTCATGCTCACCGCCAAGACCGACACCGTGGACGTGGTGCTCGGCCTGGAGTCGGGCGCCGACGACTACGTGATGAAGCCGTTCAAGCCCAAGGAGCTGGTGGCCCGCGTGCGCGCCCGGCTGCGGCGCAACGAGGACGAGCCCGCCGAACTGCTGTCCATCGCCGACGTCGACATCGACGTCCCCGCCCATAAAGTCACCCGGCAGGGCGAGCAGATTTCGCTGACACCGCTGGAGTTCGACCTGCTGGTGGCGCTGGCACGCAAACCGCGCCAGGTGTTTACTCGTGATGTGCTGCTCGAACAGGTGTGGGGTTACCGCCATCCCGCCGACACCCGTTTGGTGAACGTCCATGTCCAGCGTCTGCGGGCCAAGGTTGAGAAGGACCCGGAGAATCCGCAGGTGGTGCTGACCGTTCGAGGAGTGGGATACAAGGCCGGACCTCCGTGATCTTCGGCTCGAGGCGGCGCATCC includes the following:
- a CDS encoding alpha/beta hydrolase is translated as MRGGDGIGKGANFAVAAGIGAAVFVGLGCGVASADDTGSSSSASEAPASRDDGVKTRGSESDSRTAADVASEDVAADDPTGADDDPEEDGNGADVTEDDGADGADAAVTVDIEIDIDEDPDNDRDPVDDDDPVPAAVGHLLTTTAASRRDLDPVAPAPTPAPASQTLVMPANSLSYTDEPTLVDQIVVAGLRVLRSVSSVVGIDLYGQIGRFLERARPPWFVRSGLDVRRTEYEVAGGTWDVWEFHPPNPTGKTVIAVHGGGFILRPLVTHWLDYANMARDTGATVIVPMYPRASTQAGTALQVVPAMAHFISDQITARGAANVSLYADSAGSTLILAAVRELILAGTPVPAGMVLLSVPPDDAAGSHWNDGVELTDPIVSPLFLSDEVLAALPPTTIYVGELEPVLPNIIALQDKWSAAGGVVSTVIGRGQFHDWALGGLPFTSAGPKVRPDIYRQLGLNDVAAGPRTIVTGPPSYSDQLVVGILRTLRWLNETTGIKLLTGLAGASIITDPPAPLMRGLDVTEGQYNGWKIWEIASPKPSGEVVVALHGGGFESEANILHWSDYAQMARDTGATVLVPIYPLAPPKSTGTATTLVPPMADYLAALIATHGVDNVSLYGDSSGGSYAVLVVRELVQRCRIDVQCVVSQARPSRMVLVSPALHLTLRSPAIDAIDDPILPRHAAGEGPRFNGELDMDDPRVNPYSAADLTGLPPTTVYIGTSEKLYPGALAFRDKLLSQDPAADLTVVIGDGQMHGWALGGIVVNSQAPIWRSNVYRQLGLLPTDSARYVTLQVA
- the mtrA gene encoding two-component system response regulator MtrA: MDTMRQRILVVDDDPSLAEMLTIVLRGEGFDTAVIGDGTQALTAVRELRPDLVLLDLMLPGMNGIDVCRVLRADSGVPIVMLTAKTDTVDVVLGLESGADDYVMKPFKPKELVARVRARLRRNEDEPAELLSIADVDIDVPAHKVTRQGEQISLTPLEFDLLVALARKPRQVFTRDVLLEQVWGYRHPADTRLVNVHVQRLRAKVEKDPENPQVVLTVRGVGYKAGPP
- a CDS encoding dTMP kinase — encoded protein: MLIVIEGVDGAGKRTLTEGLRAAFEADGRSVATLAFPRYGVSIPADVAAEALHGKHGDLAESVYAMAMLFAMDRAGAREEIEHLTAAHSVVILDRYVASNAAYSAARLHQGVDGDVVAWVRDLEYGRLGLPVPNWQVLLDVPTELAAQRAVNRAAEEVDRARDAYERDDGLQRRTSAVYAALAAAQWGGPWAVVPPDVDPAELAGRLGQS